One genomic window of Coffea eugenioides isolate CCC68of chromosome 1, Ceug_1.0, whole genome shotgun sequence includes the following:
- the LOC113767361 gene encoding uncharacterized protein LOC113767361 — protein sequence MDSWLVNREGSIWVFYQNCFHCEHVGEAPQHLTLKLTSQFCPIYFSFVHAKCTEQERTLLWSALLDDNPMNDPWLLAGDFNVIISEEEKRGVLPVMLDEGVELRTFMAMVGVGDAGFSGPRFTWCNNRGGHARIWKRLDRVLFNPIVALLGMSLLDVIRESWATYFPGRPLQRLAAKLRHTKQGIQRWSREHFGNIFDAVKWAESAVMMAETNFDTDPSQRHWGGNGEWLTDEDQISAKAVEFFRSLFSAEPCMGSGSILDMIPKVISRKQNAELEHLPSLEEIKEINSPHDFNQFRPISLCNFVNKVISKTLATRLSKVLLSIISPQQSGFVKSKQIFDNFLLAQELVSDIRRKNKGGNVVLNLDTAKAYDRVSWPFLLQVLRRFGFDKVWIDMISRIISNVWFSVIINSAPQGFFKSSRGLRQGGPISLVLFVISAEVFSRLLKSLGSGFTPFRVPPGCPPVTHLAYADDIIIFTSGLKRSVRLVIKALEDYVSVLRFFLFWLLVYDLFTFG from the exons ATGGATAGTTGGTTGGTTAATAGGGAGGGGTCTATTTGGGTGTTCTAtcaaaattgttttcattgtGAGCATGTTGGGGAAGCTCCCCAGCATCTTACCCTTAAACTCACTTCCCAGTTCTGCCCGATTTATTTCTCTTTCGTCCATGCAAAGTGCACAGAGCAGGAGCGCACTCTACTCTGGTCAGCCTTGTTAGATGATAATCCAATGAATGATCCATGGCTACTGGCAGGGGATTTTAACGTCATCATTAGTGAAGAGGAGAAGCGGGGAGTTTTGCCTGTTATGCTTGATGAAGGAGTAGAACTGCGAACATTTATGGCTATGGTGGGAGTTGGTGATGCAGGATTCTCAGGGCCGCGGTTTACATGGTGTAATAATAGAGGAGGGCACGCTCGAATTTGGAAGCGACTGGATAGAGTGCTTTTTAACCCAATTGTGGCTCTATTGGGGATGA GTTTATTGGATGTCATTAGGGAAAGCTGGGCAACCTACTTTCCGGGGAGACCGTTGCAGCGGTTGGCGGCCAAATTAAGGCATACTAAGCAGGGAATCCAGCGCTGGTCGCGTGAGCACTTTGGGAATATTTTTGATGCAGTGAAATGGGCAGAGAGCGCAGTAATGATGGCAGAGACAAATTTTGATACTGACCCATCACAACGGCATTG GGGTGGTAATGGGGAGTGGTTGACAGATGAAGATCAGATCTCGGCGAAGGCAGTGGAGTTTTTTAGGTCTTTATTCTCAGCTGAACCTTGCATGGGGTCAGGGAGCATTTTGGACATGATTCCCAAGGTCATTTCACGCAAGCAGAATGCTGAGTTGGAGCATCTCCCGTCATTGGAGGAGATCAAAGAG ATAAACTCTCCCCATGATTTCAATCAATTTAGACCCATAAGCCTTTGTAACTTCGTCAACAAAGTCATTTCAAAAACCCTGGCTACACGCTTGTCAAAGGTTTTGCTAAGTATTATATCCCCGCAGCAGAGTGGCTTTGTTAAGAGCAAGCAGATTTTTGACAACTTCTTGTTGGCCCAGGAGTTGGTGTCTGATATTCGGCGGAAGAACAAAGGGGGAAATGTGGTGTTAAACCTTGATACGGCCAAAGCCTATGATAGAGTCTCCTGGCCATTTCTGTTACAGGTGTTGAGAAGGTTTGGGTTTGACAAGGTGTGGATTGATATGATATCGAGGATTATTTCGAATGTGTGGTTCTCAGTGATAATTAATAGTGCGCCTCAGGGTTTCTTCAAATCTAGCCGTGGATTGAGACAGGGAGGTCCGATTTCACTGGTGCTCTTTGTGATCAGTGCGGAAGTTTTCTCGCGCCTTCTTAAGTCTTTGGGCAGTGGCTTCACTCCTTTTAGAGTTCCGCCGGGTTGCCCGCCTGTCACTCATTTAGCTTATGCAGATGATATTATTATCTTTACAAGTGGGTTGAAGCGGTCGGTGCGGTTGGTTATAAAGGCTCTTGAGGATTATGTTTCAGTGTTAAggttttttctgttttggcttCTCGTGTATGATCTCTTTACATTTGGATGA